From a region of the Sminthopsis crassicaudata isolate SCR6 chromosome 6, ASM4859323v1, whole genome shotgun sequence genome:
- the FBXO3 gene encoding F-box only protein 3, producing the protein MSGFPRGQYRGARPRSGRCASSPPPLWREGVSWACPGRGVCPQPGPGKMAAAAAAALGAEEPELCLELLPTDPLLLIFSFLDYQDLVSCSCVSRRLNQLSNHDPLWRRHCKKYWLLSEAEKTQKNKSWKTLFKDTYIDLGRYIQHYATLKKAWDDLERYLGQRCPRMIGSLKDSVEERELDAVEAQIGCKLPNDYRCSFRIHNGQKLVVPGLMGSMALSNHYRSEDLLDIDTAAGGFQQRQGLKQCLPLTFCIHTGLSQYMALESVEGRNKYEIFYQCPDQMARNPSAIDMFITGASYSEWFTSYVHNVVTGGYPIIRDQIFRYVHDKGCVATTGDITVSVSTSFLPELSSVHPPHYFFTYRIRIEMSKDALPEKTCQLDSRYWRITNAKGEIEEVQGPGVVGEFPILSPGRVYEYTSCTTFSTTSGYMEGHYTFHLLYYKDRIFNVAIPRFHMVCPTFKVSTTPRETSHDDCSVIEEDEEEDSTDSDDYEGPRLVNYSPAPSHCPRHT; encoded by the exons ATGTCCGGCTTCCCCAGAGGGCAGTACCGTGGGGCGCGCCCCCGCTCGGGGCGGTGCGCTAGTTCGCCACCGCCCCTTTGGCGTGAGGGCGTGTCCTGGGCGTGTCCTGGGCGGGGCGTGTGTCCGCAGCCGGGGCCTGGCAagatggcggcggcggcggcagctgcGCTGGGGGCGGAGGAGCCCGAGCTGTGCCTGGAGTTGCTGCCCACCGACCCCCTGCTGCTCATCTTCTCCTTCCTGGACTACCAGGACCTGGTCAG CTGTAGCTGTGTCAGCCGAAGATTAAACCAGCTATCAAACCATGATCCTCTCTGGAGAAGACACTGCAAAAAATACTGGCTTTTATCTGA GGCAGAAAAAACGCAGAAGAACAAAAGTTGGAAAACTCTCTTCAAAGACACTTATATTGATCTGGGAAGATATATTCAACATTATGCTACTCTAAAGAAAGCCTGGGATGACCTGGAAAGATACTTGGGACAGAGGTGCCCAAGGATGATCGGATCTCTGAAAG ACAGTGTGGAGGAGCGTGAGCTCGATGCTGTGGAGGCACAGATTGGATGCAAGCTTCCCAATGACTATCGATGCTCCTTCAGGATCCACAATGGGCAGAAGCTGGTGGTTCCCGG GTTGATGGGAAGCATGGCGCTCTCCAATCATTACCGCTCTGAGGACTTGCTGGACATTGACACAGCTGCTGGAGGATTCCAGCAGAGACAGGGTCTGAAGCAGTGTCTTCCTCTCACTTTTTGCATACACACTGGGTTGAGTCAATACATGGCATTGGAAAGCGTAGAAGGCCGCAACAAGTACGAGATCTTCTATCAGTGTCCA GACCAAATGGCTCGGAATCCATCAGCAATTGACATGTTTATCACAG gtGCTTCTTATTCGGAATGGTTTACCTCTTACGTGCATAATGTTGTAACAGGAGGCTACCCTATCATCCGAGATCAGATTTTCAG GTATGTTCATGACAAGGGATGTGTAGCAACAACTGGAGACATCACGGTGTCAGTGTCAACATCATTTCTCCCAGAGCTTAGTTCTGTGCATCCGCCTCACTATTTCTTCACTTATCGAATCAG GATTGAGATGTCTAAAGATGCCCTCCCTGAGAAGACTTGTCAGTTAGACAGCAGATATTGGAGAATCACCAATGCCAAAGGTGAAATCGAAGAGGTTCAGGGACCTGGAGTGGTAG GCGAGTTTCCTATCCTCAGCCCTGGCCGGGTGTACGAGTACACAAGCTGTACCACCTTCTCTACCACATCAGGATACATGGAAGGACATTATACTTTTCATCTCCTTTACTACAAGGACAGAATATTCAACGTGGCCATTCCCAGATTCCATATGGTGTGCCCTACCTTCAAGGTTTCCACGACCCCACGG GAAACCAGCCACGATGACTGCTCTGTGAttgaggaagatgaagaagaagattCTACAGATTCTGATGACTATGAAGGGCCCAGACTCGTCAACTACTCTCCAGCTCCGAGTCACTGTCCTCGGCACACCTGA